In Ogataea parapolymorpha DL-1 chromosome I, whole genome shotgun sequence, the following are encoded in one genomic region:
- a CDS encoding Tryptophan synthase: MATALREAFIKAKSEKRTALVTFVTAGHPTIEETVPILQSLQAGGVDVIELGVPFSDPMADGPVIQHSNTVALRNGVTVRMVLDMVKKARAAGVTVPLVLMGYYNPILQYGEREMIRDSRLAGANGFIVVDLPPEEALKFRGYCKDEGMSYVPLVAPSTTDERLKLLGDISDSFIYVVSRMGTTGDSISVSTSVGILVDRVRKITGGKAPLAVGFGVSTREHFLQVGSSADGVVIGSKLVSLLDESPEGQRAATAEKYVRSILTGEGENVVGESLFEAELDLSADVSFDEKHLHNPRFGEYGGQYVPEVLQACLRELEDGFETAIADPKFWEEFRSLYDYIGRPSSLHRADRLTEHVGGAQIWLKREDLNHTGSHKINNALAQILIARRLGKSEIIAETGAGQHGVATATACAKFGLKCTVFMGAEDVRRQALNVFRMRILGAKVVAVTNGTKTLRDATTEAFRYWVTNLSNTHYIVGSAIGPHPYPILVRTFQSVIGNETKEQFKKMNDGKLPDLVVACVGGGSNSTGMFSPFEKDTGVRLLGVEAGGEGLNTDRHSATLTAGKPGVFHGVKTYVLQDTDGQVHDTHSVSAGLDYPGVGPELSAWKDTGRVEFIAATNAEALEGFRLLSQYEGIIPALESSHAIYGAVQAAKKMSKDQHVIINVSGRGDKDVQSVAEVLPKLGPQIGWDLRFESFDDASK; encoded by the coding sequence ATGGCAACTGCTTTAAGAGAAGCTTTTATCAAGGCCAAGTCTGAGAAGAGAACAGCTCTCGTGACCTTTGTCACTGCTGGACACCCCACCATCGAGGAGACTGTCCCAATCTTGCAGAGTCTGCAGGCTGGCGGTGTGGATGTCATTGAGCTTGGTGTTCCATTTTCTGATCCAATGGCCGATGGACCAGTGATTCAGCACTCCAACACCGTTGCTCTGCGCAACGGTGTGACTGTGCGTATGGTGCTGGACATGGTGAAGAAGgccagagctgctggagtgACTGTTCCATTGGTTCTCATGGGATACTACAATCCTATTCTGCAATACGGCGAGAGAGAGATGATTAGAGACTCTCGTTTGGCAGGCGCCAACGGATTTATCGTCGTCGACTTGCCACCAGAAGAGGCGTTGAAATTTAGAGGATACTGCAAGGACGAGGGCATGTCATACGTGCCATTGGTTGCTCCGTCTACCACCGACGAAAGACTCAAGTTGCTCGGCGACATTTCCGATTCCTTTATATACGTGGTTTCTCGTATGGGCACCACAGGTGACTCCATCTCTGTGAGCACCAGTGTTGGAATTTTGGTCGACCGCGTCCGCAAAATAACTGGAGGCAAGGCTCCGTTGGCTGTTGGGTTTGGTGTTTCCACCCGAGAGCACTTCCTTCAAGTTGGCTCATCTGCAGACGGTGTTGTGATAGGTTCCAAGCTGGTttcgctgctggacgagtcCCCGGAAGGCCAGAGGGCTGCTACTGCCGAGAAATATGTGAGGTCGATTTTGACCGGAGAGGGTGAAAATGTTGTTGGTGAGTCGTTGTTCGAGGCGGAGCTCGATCTGAGCGCAGACGTCTCTTTTGACGAGAAGCATCTCCACAACCCAAGATTTGGCGAGTACGGAGGACAGTACGTGCCTGAGGTTTTGCAGGCATGTTTGAGAGAGCTGGAGGATGGCTTTGAGACTGCCATTGCAGATCCAAAGTTCTGGGAAGAGTTCCGCTCGTTGTACGACTACATTGGCCGTCCATCATCTCTACACCGCGCTGATAGACTGACCGAGCATGTGGGAGGCGCTCAAATTTGGCTAAAAAGAGAGGATCTGAACCATACCGGTTCGCACAAGATTAACAACGCGTTGGCACAAATTTTGATTGCCAGACGTCTGGGAAAGAGCGAGATCATTGCTGAGACTGGTGCAGGTCAGCACGGAGTTGCCACTGCCACCGCATGTGCCAAGTTTGGTCTCAAGTGTACCGTTTTCATGGGAGCAGAGGACGTCAGAAGACAAGCTCTGAACGTTTTCCGGATGAGAATTTTGGGAGCCAAGGTTGTTGCCGTTACTAACGGAACGAAGACGCTCAGAGATGCCACCACCGAGGCCTTTAGATACTGGGTCACCAACCTGTCTAACACGCACTACATTGTTGGCTCTGCGATTGGCCCACATCCATATCCAATTCTGGTGAGAACGTTCCAAAGTGTGATTGGTAACGAGACCAAGGAGCAattcaagaagatgaaTGACGGCAAGCTGCCAGATCTGGTTGTTGCCTGTGTTGGTGGAGGATCCAACTCCACCGGTATGTTTTCTCCGTTCGAAAAGGACACAGGCGTGAGACTACTTGGTGTGGAAGCAGGAGGTGAAGGGCTTAACACCGACAGACACTCTGCTACGTTGACTGCAGGAAAGCCTGGTGTTTTCCACGGAGTGAAGACATACGTTCTGCAGGACACTGATGGACAGGTCCACGATACCCACTCCGTCTCTGCTGGTTTGGATTATCCGGGTGTTGGCCCTGAATTGTCTGCATGGAAGGATACTGGCCGTGTTGAGTTCATTGCTGCCACCAATGCAGAAGCCTTAGAAGGATTTAGATTGCTGTCGCAGTACGAAGGTATCATCCCTGCTTTGGAATCGTCTCACGCCATTTACGGTGCTGTccaggctgccaagaagaTGTCCAAGGACCAGCACGTGATTATCAACGTTTCCGGTAGGGGTGACAAGGATGTTCAGAGCGTTGCCGAGGTGCTTCCTAAGCTTGGTCCGCAGATCGGTTGGGACCTTAGATTCGAGTCGTTTGACGACGCTAGCAAATGA